The Methanolacinia petrolearia DSM 11571 genome has a segment encoding these proteins:
- a CDS encoding DUF167 domain-containing protein, giving the protein MNYRDALLQSGDDVQISLDVSPGSKKTVFPAGYNEWRNAIECRIKSPATEGKANAEIIKTIADYFSVKKSDVVIVSGAISGQKKIKISGVSLEDALERLLGDLGE; this is encoded by the coding sequence ATGAATTACAGGGATGCTCTTTTACAGTCAGGCGACGATGTCCAGATCAGCCTTGATGTTTCTCCCGGGAGCAAAAAAACAGTCTTTCCTGCAGGATACAACGAATGGCGAAATGCGATCGAATGCCGGATTAAATCACCCGCGACCGAAGGTAAGGCGAACGCCGAGATCATAAAGACGATAGCGGATTATTTTTCGGTTAAAAAAAGCGATGTGGTGATTGTCTCCGGTGCTATATCCGGTCAGAAGAAGATAAAGATCTCTGGTGTTTCTTTGGAAGATGCTTTGGAGAGGCTTTTGGGGGATCTTGGGGAATAA
- the dnaG gene encoding DNA primase DnaG, with product MYIPETTKYQVHLKFEIEGVVEKSDIIGAIFGQTEGLLGEDMDLRDLQRSGRIGRIDVASESKKGETKGEILISSSLDKAETAVLAASLETIERVGPCSGRFNVKKIEDIRISKRKHIVGRAKEILIESFEEGIIDTNEILDQVREYARIEKIVEIGDEKLPAGPNVESSDAIIIVEGRADVINLLRYGIKNAIAVEGTKVPGIISRLCEQKTATAFPDGDRGGDMILKELLQVAEIDFVAICPRGRSVEDMSRKEIIKAMRNKVPAELITDAGGTVNIESYVHSIEEGALKPEASELESEAVAVDKTLLRHMEELHGENLVRFLSDDYQTTGEVPFSDVEAGLKKVNSSTYGLITDQTVNQVIIDMASAKKINFIAAPDFRGIIKKPVNIRLLKIP from the coding sequence TTGTACATACCTGAAACGACAAAATATCAGGTTCACCTTAAATTTGAGATCGAGGGGGTGGTCGAGAAGTCCGATATAATCGGAGCCATATTCGGGCAAACCGAAGGACTTCTCGGCGAGGACATGGACCTGCGTGATCTCCAGAGATCAGGAAGAATCGGAAGAATCGATGTAGCAAGCGAAAGTAAAAAAGGCGAAACGAAGGGAGAGATTCTAATCTCGTCCTCGCTCGATAAGGCGGAAACAGCAGTGCTGGCCGCTTCCCTTGAGACGATAGAGCGGGTAGGTCCGTGCAGCGGGCGCTTCAATGTAAAGAAGATAGAGGATATCAGGATCTCAAAAAGGAAGCACATCGTCGGAAGGGCCAAGGAGATATTGATCGAATCCTTTGAAGAAGGAATTATCGATACGAACGAGATACTCGATCAGGTCAGGGAATATGCACGTATAGAAAAAATAGTAGAGATCGGGGACGAAAAACTTCCTGCCGGCCCGAATGTTGAGAGCTCCGATGCGATTATTATCGTAGAGGGAAGGGCCGACGTTATTAATCTACTCCGTTATGGCATAAAGAACGCCATTGCCGTGGAGGGAACGAAGGTCCCGGGAATTATCAGCCGTTTATGCGAGCAGAAAACCGCGACTGCCTTTCCCGACGGGGATCGCGGCGGAGATATGATCTTAAAAGAACTGCTGCAGGTCGCAGAGATCGACTTTGTAGCCATCTGCCCGAGGGGCAGAAGCGTAGAGGATATGTCCCGAAAAGAGATCATAAAAGCCATGAGAAATAAGGTTCCTGCCGAACTCATAACCGATGCAGGAGGGACTGTCAATATCGAATCGTACGTCCATTCCATTGAAGAAGGGGCTTTAAAACCCGAAGCGTCAGAATTGGAATCAGAAGCTGTCGCTGTTGACAAGACTCTCCTCAGGCATATGGAAGAGCTGCACGGGGAAAATCTTGTGAGGTTCCTTTCGGATGATTATCAAACAACCGGAGAGGTCCCTTTTTCAGATGTCGAAGCCGGCCTGAAGAAAGTAAATTCATCCACATATGGATTAATCACGGACCAGACCGTAAACCAGGTGATAATCGACATGGCTTCCGCTAAAAAGATAAACTTCATCGCTGCTCCCGATTTTCGGGGAATAATCAAAAAGCCGGTGAATATCAGGCTGCTGAAGATACCTTAA
- a CDS encoding UPF0058 family protein, with the protein MHKEELIALHQFMFTIKENLESENPNLSFEHYNSLKINPNQVHKSKMEHKHAIFVLGEEIAEAMKDVEPSASKRIAARMSELARRTEKEIDEMPDEKY; encoded by the coding sequence ATGCATAAGGAAGAGTTAATTGCCCTCCATCAGTTTATGTTTACTATCAAGGAAAATCTGGAAAGTGAGAACCCTAATTTATCTTTTGAACATTACAATTCACTGAAGATAAATCCCAACCAGGTACACAAAAGCAAGATGGAGCACAAACATGCGATATTTGTCCTCGGGGAGGAGATCGCGGAAGCCATGAAAGACGTCGAGCCCTCCGCATCAAAGAGAATCGCGGCACGTATGAGCGAACTTGCCCGGAGAACAGAGAAAGAGATCGATGAAATGCCTGATGAAAAATACTGA
- a CDS encoding ATP-grasp domain-containing protein: MIYIIKKPTDTPDDNSTGMVVSALDKRNAPWKYLDLDKINPFNPGIEDELIWVCGIRQDGVHFEALSVLGLSNAVVNSPESIATCASKVQTTARLIKAGVPTPETIFTNSQEHVETFLEKHGKVVYKPVYGFDGNGIYPMTNISELGESPYYIQEFIKNNCDYRVFVIEGEAVGAIRRSSDTFAHNIHQGGLGEAVAEIPDNMAEISSRAANAVNIDYCGVDLLPWEDSYLVLEVNGTPNWHCMSAPIPEYIAGYLVEKEKSLKA; the protein is encoded by the coding sequence ATGATATATATAATTAAGAAACCGACGGATACGCCTGATGACAATTCTACGGGAATGGTCGTTTCCGCACTTGATAAGCGTAATGCTCCCTGGAAATACCTGGATCTTGATAAAATTAATCCTTTTAATCCGGGAATCGAGGATGAACTGATCTGGGTCTGTGGCATCCGCCAGGACGGCGTTCATTTTGAAGCGTTGTCGGTTCTCGGACTATCGAACGCTGTCGTCAACAGTCCCGAGTCCATAGCGACGTGCGCAAGCAAGGTCCAGACAACCGCGAGGCTAATCAAAGCTGGTGTTCCGACGCCCGAAACGATCTTCACCAATTCACAGGAACATGTAGAGACTTTTCTTGAGAAGCACGGGAAAGTGGTCTATAAACCGGTATACGGGTTCGACGGGAATGGAATATACCCGATGACAAATATCAGCGAACTAGGTGAGAGCCCGTATTACATTCAGGAATTCATTAAGAACAACTGCGATTACCGTGTTTTTGTCATTGAAGGGGAAGCTGTCGGGGCAATAAGAAGAAGTTCGGATACATTTGCGCACAACATACACCAGGGAGGACTTGGAGAGGCGGTTGCCGAGATCCCCGATAACATGGCGGAGATATCATCAAGAGCGGCAAATGCAGTGAATATCGATTACTGCGGGGTGGATCTCTTACCGTGGGAGGATTCGTATCTCGTCCTCGAGGTTAACGGAACGCCTAACTGGCACTGCATGAGTGCCCCGATTCCAGAATATATTGCAGGATATCTGGTTGAAAAAGAAAAATCACTTAAAGCCTGA